A portion of the Cryptomeria japonica chromosome 5, Sugi_1.0, whole genome shotgun sequence genome contains these proteins:
- the LOC131855799 gene encoding glycerol-3-phosphate acyltransferase RAM2-like gives MGTQAAYSYNEKFPTVEKCASIGREAQTVVADMDGTLLRGRSSFPYFAIIAFELGGILRMAFLVMATPLAGLLYYFMSETAGIQVFIFTTFVGAKVSDIESIARAVLPKLYSDDLHPDSWRVFSSCGRRCVLTANPRIIVETFLKEYLGADMVIGTDISSIGGRATGFVKSPGVLVGTKKADALEKALGDDVPDVGLGDQKTDNPFMKLCREAYVVPATPKVEAVGRDKLPKPIVFHDGRLVHRPTPIIALITILWFPVGFLLACLRIAAGALLPMSIVYHAFLCLGVRVRINGTPPPATDKQKNRSGVLFICSHRTLLDPIFLSTAVGRPVSAVTYSVSRVSEILSPIKTVPLTRERAKDAAMIKSLLEEGDLVICPEGTTCREPFLLRFSALFAELTDQIVPVAMRNEMSMFHGTTARGWKGMDDFYFFMNPSPLYEVTFLDKVPVELTCTGGKSSHEVANYIQRVIAGSLSYECTSFTRKDKYRALAGNDGIVAEKKPGGLVPNKVMGC, from the exons ATGGGGACGCAGGCAGCCTATAGTTATAATGAGAAGTTCCCAACGGTCGAAAAATGTGCAAGCATAGGAAGAGAAGCTCAGACGGTGGTAGCAGACATGGATGGGACTCTATTGAGAGGAAGAAGCTCATTTCCTTATTTCGCTATAATTGCTTTTGAGTTGGGAGGAATTTTACGCATGGCTTTCTTGGTCATGGCGACCCCATTGGCTGGCCTGCTATATTATTTCATGTCAGAGACCGCCGGCATTCAGGTGTTCATTTTCACCACCTTTGTTGGGGCCAAGGTTTCGGACATCGAGTCCATTGCACGGGCGGTTCTTCCCAAGTTGTACTCGGACGACCTTCACCCGGATTCATGGCGGGTCTTTTCTTCATGTGGGAGAAGGTGTGTGTTGACGGCCAATCCGCGCATCATAGTGGAAACGTTTCTGAAAGAGTATCTGGGTGCCGACATGGTCATTGGGACTGATATTTCTTCGATTGGGGGGCGGGCAACCGGGTTCGTGAAGAGTCCCGGAGTGCTGGTGGGCACCAAGAAAGCTGACGCTCTGGAGAAGGCGCTTGGTGATGATGTTCCGGACGTTGGTCTTGGAGATCAGAAGACAGACAATCCTTTCATGAAACTCTGCAGG GAAGCATACGTGGTGCCTGCAACACCCAAGGTGGAGGCCGTAGGCAGAGATAAACTCCCCAAGCCGATTGTTTTCCACGATGGTCGTCTGGTGCATCGCCCCACACCAATTATAGCCCTCATTACAATTCTGTGGTTCCCAGTTGGCTTTCTATTGGCATGCCTCCGCATAGCTGCAGGTGCTCTCCTCCCCATGTCCATTGTCTACCATGCCTTCCTCTGTCTAGGCGTTCGAGTTCGCATCAATGGCACCCCACCACCCGCCACAGATAAGCAAAAGAATCGAAGCGGTGTTCTCTTCATTTGCTCACACCGCACTCTATTAGATCCCATCTTTCTCTCCACAGCTGTGGGACGTCCTGTTTCAGCAGTCACCTACTCCGTCTCTCGTGTCTCTGAAATCTTGTCTCCTATAAAGACAGTTCCTCTCACCCGCGAGAGGGCCAAGGATGCAGCCATGATAAAGTCCCTGCTAGAGGAAGGTGACCTAGTGATATGCCCCGAGGGGACAACATGTAGAGAGCCCTTCTTGTTGCGCTTCAGTGCACTTTTTGCGGAGTTGACGGACCAGATAGTGCCTGTGGCCATGCGCAATGAGATGTCCATGTTCCATGGCACTACTGCTCGTGGGTGGAAGGGCATGGATGACTTTTACTTCTTCATGAATCCTAGTCCCCTTTATGAAGTCACCTTCTTGGACAAGGTGCCCGTGGAGCTCACTTGCACTGGTGGGAAGAGTTCTCACGAGGTGGCCAATTACATTCAGAGGGTCATTGCGGGGAGCCTGTCATATGAGTGCACCAGCTTTACTCGCAAGGATAAGTACAGAGCTCTTGCAGGGAATGACGGTATCGTAGCTGAGAAGAAGCCCGGCGGCCTCGTGCCCAACAAGGTTATGGGTTGTTGA